A genomic stretch from Anabrus simplex isolate iqAnaSimp1 chromosome 2, ASM4041472v1, whole genome shotgun sequence includes:
- the LOC136863108 gene encoding uncharacterized protein, translated as MAAPKTLSTEDYSHIVQQCLGANDFKIICCEERKLSEEPMGLLGDHFSTTVTVQRGSEQCDIKFFVKTFPINENQVKLIEETGAFKKEVIFYSVLVEELKSFNVLSEGLRADNDEINNKTWLCRCYLARSDVLVLEDLTQLGFFGFNPRDVLDFHHTTLILQKLALFHASSLILEEKQSESTGKTYRINEVHPELIKETFYVCKPNHPGEMLLEASVNALIRTVKLLPVCKTPDIERNIDEILSREARSILELVKPSKKYRNVLCHADMWSNNILCRYGENRNPIDAILVDFQLIRYSPPTQDIFNFLYLMTRRAFREAHLKEFLSVYYRTLSEELRLHHLDPEKILPWSELLDSCEEQQHYGRINAWHCLHFVTIDREVLKKIMMDSELYQKVIGEKRAEIVCEQFQSDNVYRERMTEVLNEFLECHVLQK; from the coding sequence ATGGCAGCACCAAAGACCCTCTCAACTGAAGATTACTCTCATATCGTTCAACAGTGTCTTGGGGCGAATGATTTCAAAATTATCTGCTGTGAGGAACGTAAACTTAGCGAAGAACCAATGGGACTACTTGGAGATCATTTCAGCACAACAGTTACTGTGCAAAGAGGAAGTGAACAATGTGATATTAAGTTTTTTGTTAAAACATTTCCAATAAATGAAAATCAAGTGAAATTGATAGAGGAAACTGGTGCTTTCAAAAAAGAAGTTATTTTTTACTCCGTCCTCGTTGAAGAATTGAAGAGTTTTAATGTGTTAAGTGAGGGACTGCGTGCAGATAATGATGAGATCAATAACAAAACGTGGTTATGCCGATGTTACCTCGCGCGCTCTGACGTACTTGTACTTGAAGACCTCACTCAATTGGGATTTTTTGGTTTTAATCCGAGAGATGTACTCGACTTTCATCACACTACATTAATACTCCAGAAACTCGCTTTATTTCACGCTTCTTCTCTTATACTGGAGGAGAAACAGTCTGAGAGTACTGGTAAAACCTATCGAATTAATGAAGTCCATCCCGAGCTTATAAAAGAGACTTTCTACGTATGTAAACCCAATCATCCTGGAGAAATGCTGTTGGAAGCGTCAGTGAATGCTTTAATACGCACAGTGAAACTTCTGCCAGTATGTAAAACACCTGATATAGAGAGAAATATAGATGAAATACTTTCCCGCGAGGCTCGCTCTATATTGGAACTAGTGAAACCATCCAAAAAGTACCGTAACGTATTGTGCCATGCTGACATGTGGAGCAACAATATTCTTTGCAGATATGGAGAGAATCGAAACCCGATAGACGCCATACTGGTTGATTTTCAGCTTATTAGATATTCACCACCCACACAAGATATCTTCAACTTTCTCTATTTAATGACGAGGCGAGCATTCAGAGAAGCACATCTCAAAGAGTTCCTGTCTGTTTATTACCGGACTCTCAGCGAAGAATTACGTCTTCATCATTTAGATCCTGAGAAGATTCTTCCATGGTCGGAACTGTTGGACAGCTGTGAGGAGCAGCAGCACTATGGACGTATAAATGCATGGCACTGCCTGCATTTCGTGACTATAGACCGTGAGGTCCTCAAGAAGATCATGATGGACTCAGAGTTATATCAGAAAGTAATTGGTGAAAAACGAGCAGAAATAGTGTGCGAGCAATTCCAGAGCGATAACGTGTATCGCGAGAGGATGACAGAAGTGCTCAACGAATTTCTTGAGTGTCATGTGCTACAGAAGTGA